In Spirosoma aureum, a single genomic region encodes these proteins:
- a CDS encoding 3-hydroxyacyl-ACP dehydratase FabZ family protein, with the protein MTSVTLFNQIQVDQIRPQDLLPHRPPMLLIDRVIEYLPGVSVQAETFIKPDTMFFQGHFPGEPILPGVVLVEMMFQACGIFGRLEALNVVDVSSIQKDYRPRSGRAIKIDNMTFNKPVLPNDTVRIRAVFDHRMLNFSVFKARVDIEGRGLAAKGIVTVLINA; encoded by the coding sequence ATGACTTCAGTAACGCTATTTAATCAGATACAGGTCGATCAGATTCGTCCGCAGGATCTGCTGCCACATCGCCCACCCATGCTGCTCATCGATCGGGTGATCGAGTATTTGCCCGGTGTGTCGGTGCAGGCCGAAACGTTCATAAAGCCCGATACGATGTTTTTTCAGGGGCATTTTCCGGGCGAGCCTATTCTGCCTGGGGTAGTGCTGGTCGAAATGATGTTTCAGGCCTGCGGGATTTTCGGCCGGCTCGAAGCGCTTAACGTCGTGGATGTGAGTTCGATACAAAAAGACTATCGACCCCGTTCCGGGCGGGCGATCAAAATCGATAACATGACGTTCAACAAGCCTGTATTGCCTAATGATACCGTACGCATTCGGGCGGTGTTCGACCACCGGATGCTCAATTTCTCGGTCTTCAAAGCGCGCGTCGACATCGAAGGTCGTGGGCTGGCCGCCAAGGGAATCGTTACGGTACTCATCAACGCTTAA
- a CDS encoding lysophospholipid acyltransferase family protein codes for MLLNAGYPLTLVIDNRTLKSQKDYIENISAQLNQYNQASASIDMLDAESPAIGRQMAGALHKGRSILIFLDGNTGVGGIYQRNNRQLRVSFLNKTIVSRSGIATLAHATRTPIIPIISYYKTVDGVEIPYYDCLPAIAPKAIPAEVFVRETTQQLYDLLADYVRRYVDQWESWFYFHKFLDFDALTATSSDEEPVVDAPVTAFRFNEERYSLFKIDQTGYLFDRQTYQAFPLTDDAFDWLHQLEQSSDSTSVEGDSASDGTFIDHWWSQGVLQSAE; via the coding sequence ATGCTGCTGAACGCGGGTTACCCGCTCACGCTGGTGATCGATAACCGCACGCTGAAAAGCCAGAAGGACTACATCGAAAACATTTCGGCTCAGCTGAATCAATACAACCAGGCGTCGGCTTCAATCGACATGCTGGATGCCGAAAGTCCGGCCATTGGCCGGCAGATGGCCGGGGCTTTGCATAAAGGCCGATCTATTCTGATTTTTCTGGATGGCAATACGGGCGTTGGGGGCATTTATCAGCGTAATAACCGGCAGCTGCGGGTTTCATTCCTGAACAAGACCATCGTGTCTCGGAGCGGAATTGCTACGCTGGCCCATGCGACCCGAACGCCTATCATTCCGATTATCTCGTATTACAAAACGGTGGATGGTGTCGAGATTCCGTACTATGACTGCCTGCCTGCCATAGCGCCTAAAGCTATTCCGGCCGAGGTGTTTGTACGCGAAACGACCCAGCAACTGTATGATCTGCTGGCCGACTATGTCCGGCGGTATGTCGATCAGTGGGAAAGCTGGTTTTACTTTCACAAATTCCTTGATTTTGATGCCCTGACGGCTACGTCGTCGGACGAAGAACCTGTTGTGGATGCTCCAGTTACGGCCTTCCGATTCAACGAAGAACGGTACAGTCTTTTCAAAATAGACCAGACCGGCTACCTCTTCGACCGACAGACCTATCAGGCCTTTCCGCTGACCGACGATGCGTTTGACTGGTTGCATCAATTGGAACAGTCCAGCGATTCAACCTCCGTCGAGGGTGATTCAGCATCAGATGGTACGTTTATCGATCACTGGTGGAGCCAGGGCGTGCTGCAATCGGCCGAATAA
- a CDS encoding beta-ketoacyl-[acyl-carrier-protein] synthase family protein, which yields MERVVVTGIGVCCSIGQTKDEFKDSVYNGRLGLKPIDAKRFPTDSACYANKQACVLDQDLYADIEASDETVLTYLGNRVIAEALNDASLVPQELNPHRAGLFVATTIGGSYAFMDFTKKRIQEGIEVADYELLFKASTPNITGSFMRALGWRGPSSTISTACAAGTNSIGRGFDFVAGGRVDVAVAGGIDIFTELSFAGFNSLQSLSKSICQPFDKNRDGLTLGDASAFVVLESLTHAQERGARIYCELKGYSANNEAHHPTAPTPDGSTAFLTMKQALQHGNMTADELDYINAHGTATGVNDSMELNGIGRLMNDRPVYISSTKSMIGHTLGAAGSIEFITTALGIYHSFVPPSCNVQTTMVADEGPIRLVQNRAIDQPIRAALSNSFGFGGCMASIALRRFDN from the coding sequence ATGGAACGAGTTGTTGTTACTGGCATTGGCGTATGCTGCTCTATTGGCCAGACAAAAGATGAATTCAAGGATAGTGTCTACAACGGGAGGCTGGGGCTCAAACCCATCGATGCGAAACGCTTCCCAACAGATAGTGCGTGCTATGCCAACAAGCAGGCTTGTGTACTCGACCAGGACCTGTATGCCGATATTGAAGCGTCTGATGAAACCGTGCTAACCTACCTGGGTAATCGCGTTATTGCCGAAGCACTGAATGACGCGAGTCTGGTGCCACAGGAGTTGAATCCTCACCGGGCGGGGCTGTTTGTAGCCACCACAATCGGCGGTTCGTATGCGTTCATGGACTTCACCAAAAAGCGAATCCAGGAAGGTATTGAGGTTGCGGATTATGAACTGCTCTTCAAGGCATCGACCCCCAACATAACGGGCTCCTTTATGCGGGCCTTGGGCTGGCGAGGGCCATCATCGACCATATCAACGGCCTGTGCCGCAGGTACGAACTCAATTGGCCGGGGATTTGATTTTGTGGCTGGAGGTCGGGTAGATGTAGCCGTTGCCGGTGGAATCGACATTTTTACCGAACTGAGTTTTGCAGGGTTCAACTCGCTTCAATCGTTGTCGAAGTCCATTTGTCAGCCTTTCGATAAGAACCGGGACGGCCTGACACTGGGTGATGCGAGCGCCTTTGTCGTGCTCGAAAGCCTGACCCATGCTCAGGAGCGGGGTGCCCGTATCTACTGCGAGCTAAAAGGGTATTCGGCCAATAATGAAGCGCACCATCCAACGGCCCCTACACCCGATGGCAGCACGGCGTTCCTGACCATGAAGCAGGCACTTCAGCATGGCAACATGACCGCCGACGAATTGGATTATATCAATGCACATGGTACGGCAACCGGCGTCAACGACAGCATGGAACTGAACGGTATCGGCCGATTGATGAATGACCGGCCCGTGTATATCAGTTCAACCAAGTCAATGATCGGTCATACGCTGGGAGCGGCCGGGAGCATCGAATTCATCACAACGGCGCTGGGGATCTACCATAGTTTCGTGCCCCCTTCCTGCAACGTTCAAACCACAATGGTCGCCGATGAAGGGCCAATCCGGCTCGTACAGAACCGCGCCATTGACCAGCCAATACGAGCTGCGCTGTCTAATTCCTTTGGCTTTGGCGGCTGTATGGCCTCCATCGCGCTCCGACGCTTCGATAACTGA
- a CDS encoding DUF2141 domain-containing protein, producing MKNVLLAATLLAGSFAAKAQHQSTAHTVTVNVTDLKTESGAVYASLQDPGQKAVQKQTALVQKNNAQLVFQNVPPGTYAVRLFHDENDNKKMDTGIFGIPKEGWGVSNNVKASFGPPKFDAMLFTVNSDKSITIHIN from the coding sequence ATGAAAAATGTACTCCTTGCCGCCACCCTGCTGGCTGGCTCATTTGCCGCAAAAGCGCAACATCAGTCCACTGCACACACCGTAACGGTCAACGTGACCGACCTCAAAACGGAGAGTGGAGCCGTGTATGCGTCGCTTCAGGACCCTGGCCAGAAGGCTGTTCAGAAACAGACCGCCCTGGTTCAGAAAAACAACGCCCAACTCGTTTTCCAGAATGTTCCGCCGGGAACCTATGCCGTCCGGTTGTTCCATGATGAGAACGATAACAAGAAAATGGATACGGGTATTTTCGGTATTCCAAAAGAAGGCTGGGGTGTTTCAAACAACGTAAAGGCCTCTTTTGGCCCTCCCAAATTTGACGCTATGCTTTTCACGGTCAATAGCGACAAGTCCATTACCATCCATATCAACTAA
- a CDS encoding beta-ketoacyl synthase N-terminal-like domain-containing protein: MKTKPSVVLTGGGVLSGLGVGLEPFWEALRRNESAVTVKDTWNVPDLATNEAIFYAPCADFTLTDHVGNLRPPFPLRYSQLAMVGCRLAIDNAGLDLTGLVPEQLGLILDTTLSANAAAEAFLYKLYTDGPSKVSPFVFTKTTTNCALGDVARAFKLKGPSSILLGENSVCYGYDLIRDGKADVVICGGFDEIRETTLLANLYRGYLPSVTDSSGQRRTFAESLHDEQGVIVYGEGAAFAVLESAEHAQRRQAAVLAEIVNYQVSGDTSYRDFIYERSADDLLDHLTEFCQYSQIDPSGVDLFVGGGGLPWHIRDYETPAIQDLWADSTLPAYANIKGQTGETFSASPIMSLLAGALCLRDNVVIGTGYEPAQVGLPTAAPKLTTHRVFGAGATAFVHSLHVGGNAVTLAIRKP, encoded by the coding sequence ATGAAAACCAAACCATCTGTAGTGCTGACCGGGGGCGGAGTCCTGTCCGGTCTGGGTGTTGGCCTGGAGCCATTCTGGGAGGCTCTTCGCCGGAATGAGTCGGCTGTCACGGTGAAAGATACCTGGAATGTTCCCGATCTGGCCACCAATGAAGCCATTTTCTACGCACCCTGCGCTGATTTTACACTGACCGATCACGTCGGTAATTTACGCCCCCCGTTTCCGCTTCGCTATTCGCAACTGGCTATGGTCGGCTGTCGCCTGGCCATCGACAATGCCGGGCTGGATCTGACCGGACTCGTACCTGAGCAACTAGGATTGATCCTGGATACTACGCTCAGCGCCAATGCCGCAGCCGAAGCCTTTTTGTACAAACTCTATACCGACGGCCCGTCGAAGGTAAGCCCCTTCGTATTCACCAAAACAACCACCAACTGTGCTCTCGGCGACGTAGCCCGTGCCTTTAAACTCAAAGGACCAAGCTCGATCCTGCTCGGCGAAAACAGTGTTTGCTATGGGTATGATCTCATTCGGGATGGCAAAGCAGATGTGGTCATCTGTGGTGGTTTCGACGAAATCAGGGAGACTACGCTGCTGGCGAACCTGTACCGGGGCTACCTGCCTTCTGTAACCGACTCGTCGGGCCAGCGCCGGACGTTTGCCGAGAGTCTCCATGATGAACAGGGAGTTATCGTCTACGGCGAAGGGGCTGCGTTTGCGGTACTCGAATCGGCCGAACACGCTCAACGTCGGCAGGCTGCGGTACTGGCCGAAATCGTAAATTACCAGGTGTCGGGCGATACGTCCTACCGGGATTTTATCTACGAACGCAGTGCCGACGACCTGCTCGATCACCTGACCGAATTCTGCCAATACAGCCAGATTGACCCATCGGGCGTCGATTTGTTCGTGGGTGGGGGAGGATTGCCCTGGCATATTCGCGATTACGAAACGCCCGCTATTCAGGATCTCTGGGCCGATAGCACACTACCCGCTTACGCCAATATCAAAGGGCAAACGGGCGAAACTTTCAGTGCTTCGCCGATAATGTCATTGCTGGCCGGAGCCTTGTGTCTGCGCGACAATGTGGTTATTGGAACAGGCTACGAACCGGCGCAGGTTGGATTGCCTACTGCGGCTCCAAAACTCACAACCCATCGGGTTTTTGGCGCTGGCGCAACGGCCTTTGTTCATTCGCTGCATGTGGGCGGTAATGCCGTGACACTGGCAATTCGTAAACCCTAA
- a CDS encoding 3-oxoacyl-ACP reductase family protein, protein MKKSIVLVTGGSRGIGRSICLALAERGCTVLFTYLSNDVKAGELITEINQIGTGGAYAYRCDMSSLPDVLALAKRIRQDVSYLDAIVNNAGIVGDGKPFLFATDEHWWDVIRTNVGSVTNTCRVLLPMMIARKAGRIINITSLSGQKGNAGQSAYSASKAAVVTFSRSLAKEVGRFGITVNCISPGLIDTDMTRDISNEYVANRLVWSPLKRKGGADEVANLVTYMLCDAPSYIIGQELTIDGGLGVS, encoded by the coding sequence ATGAAAAAATCTATTGTTCTGGTCACCGGCGGCTCGCGCGGGATTGGCCGCTCTATATGCCTGGCGCTCGCTGAGCGTGGTTGCACCGTTCTCTTCACCTACCTCAGCAATGACGTGAAAGCTGGCGAACTTATCACTGAGATTAATCAGATCGGAACGGGTGGGGCCTATGCCTACCGCTGCGACATGAGCAGCTTGCCCGATGTGCTGGCTTTAGCAAAACGTATACGACAGGACGTTAGCTATCTGGACGCTATTGTCAACAATGCGGGTATCGTTGGTGATGGAAAACCCTTCCTGTTTGCTACCGACGAACACTGGTGGGATGTGATTCGGACGAACGTGGGCAGCGTGACAAATACCTGCCGGGTTCTGCTACCCATGATGATTGCCCGCAAAGCGGGTCGGATTATCAACATCACCTCATTGTCGGGTCAGAAAGGCAACGCAGGCCAGTCGGCTTACTCGGCCTCGAAAGCAGCAGTGGTAACATTTTCCCGGTCGTTAGCCAAAGAAGTAGGGCGGTTCGGCATTACGGTGAACTGCATTTCGCCGGGACTTATCGATACCGATATGACCCGCGACATCAGCAACGAATACGTGGCCAATCGCCTGGTGTGGTCTCCGCTGAAACGCAAAGGTGGCGCTGATGAAGTGGCTAATCTGGTAACCTACATGCTCTGCGATGCGCCCAGTTACATTATCGGTCAGGAACTCACCATCGACGGTGGACTGGGTGTATCCTGA
- a CDS encoding class I adenylate-forming enzyme family protein yields the protein MSAYSLTDSLPISPLMPNPASTRSGLGGETLANVLRRRHERHPDKTALIEGKRSLTYADMWQQVSYQQRMLKRAGVQSADVVAICSPNSLDMSTLFLAVLSLGAVPFVINYRIEVLGDLSQLNIAWFAVPRSSLAIRKQLASESYMTQRPFDAGFDLFSNNCATSSTHGDTALLVTSSGSSGAAKVVQLTNAGTLFNIRANVDALKLRSDDVTAIALPMGYSYGLIGQFLSHLYVGATILLLDPLFFLHQMVWLFGRHRVTTLFLVPPMVRQLNYLHDRKLLPADFSTLRFVAVGGNRIETTAIHKAMQVFGCPVVKTYGLAEAGPRVATHPVHHPADPDVESVGRPNQGVRVQIIDEEGGELLPGNIGTVRIHSPSVMMGYFNAPACPSHRPHSTITTKDVGYLDSQGRLFVLGRKGDQFRVNEQTYWFREVENVLYAHFAFLKVALRHTDQQIHIGAIAMRDYPVQETDVYQRLRDAFGSPCDQLFVFTLMRTNTLLNEK from the coding sequence ATGTCTGCTTATTCGCTGACAGACTCTCTGCCAATCTCCCCCCTCATGCCTAATCCCGCTTCGACCAGGAGCGGGCTAGGAGGGGAGACGCTGGCCAACGTGCTGCGAAGGCGACACGAGCGACATCCCGATAAAACGGCTCTTATCGAAGGAAAGCGCAGCCTGACATATGCCGACATGTGGCAGCAGGTTAGCTACCAGCAGCGAATGCTGAAACGGGCTGGTGTTCAGTCCGCCGATGTGGTGGCTATCTGTTCGCCGAACAGCCTCGATATGAGTACGTTGTTTCTGGCTGTTTTGTCGCTGGGGGCGGTGCCGTTCGTGATCAACTATCGAATTGAGGTGCTGGGCGATTTGAGCCAGTTAAACATTGCCTGGTTTGCCGTACCTCGTAGCAGCCTTGCGATCCGAAAGCAACTGGCCAGTGAGTCCTACATGACGCAACGGCCGTTCGACGCGGGATTCGATTTGTTCAGTAATAATTGTGCCACGAGTTCAACGCACGGCGATACGGCCCTGTTAGTGACCAGTTCGGGTAGCAGCGGAGCCGCCAAAGTCGTTCAACTCACCAATGCCGGAACGCTTTTCAACATTCGGGCTAACGTGGATGCGCTCAAGCTACGTTCAGACGACGTAACTGCCATCGCCTTGCCCATGGGGTATTCGTACGGACTTATTGGGCAGTTTTTAAGCCATTTGTACGTTGGGGCGACCATTCTGCTGCTCGATCCGCTGTTTTTTCTGCACCAGATGGTCTGGCTTTTTGGACGCCATCGGGTTACGACCCTGTTCCTGGTCCCACCGATGGTTCGCCAGTTGAATTACCTCCATGACCGGAAACTGTTGCCCGCCGATTTCTCAACCCTGCGATTCGTGGCTGTGGGCGGTAATCGCATCGAAACGACGGCGATCCATAAAGCGATGCAGGTTTTTGGGTGTCCGGTTGTAAAAACGTATGGCCTGGCTGAGGCTGGCCCCCGTGTTGCCACGCATCCTGTTCATCATCCGGCCGACCCGGACGTAGAATCGGTTGGGCGACCCAATCAGGGCGTGCGTGTGCAGATTATTGACGAAGAAGGAGGTGAATTGCTGCCCGGCAACATTGGTACGGTTCGGATTCATAGTCCATCGGTCATGATGGGGTATTTTAATGCACCCGCCTGCCCTTCGCATCGACCCCATTCGACCATTACGACGAAGGACGTGGGTTACCTCGATTCGCAGGGCCGATTGTTTGTGCTGGGCCGAAAAGGCGATCAGTTTCGGGTCAATGAACAAACGTACTGGTTCCGTGAAGTCGAGAATGTGCTGTATGCCCACTTTGCGTTCCTGAAAGTTGCGTTGCGGCATACCGACCAGCAGATTCATATTGGCGCCATTGCCATGCGGGATTATCCCGTTCAGGAAACCGATGTCTATCAACGACTCCGCGACGCTTTTGGGTCACCCTGTGATCAGTTGTTTGTGTTCACGTTAATGCGTACCAACACGCTTTTAAACGAAAAATAA
- a CDS encoding lantibiotic dehydratase — protein MPTPNKPKLLSPVLLRVAGLSIDVLDGLRAPVITHRLHQYEHRRRRVESHKEPLLADLFSVIEKHCPPGKPQQQLQQLRRDLHNDRVIRPKDIAQSQHWLSESLLNRLVTYIDNRKALERYMNTTAKLYRQQAIQGRQHFQQLVGNAAFQRGLALSSLSLLRQVAAYQQTNPARFRKDDFQIENGLLRYLSRAATKTTPYSTLTHLATIPIHAGEALDWKAGSPRSHVRLSVRLLGVFDAMLRTNRRLYEQWPVTVNPSVLISGESLSYIRQTNGQVACVKISLNPVLRWVTSARRPTRTYKDWVDRIQQKFRSTSLEAHQYIDKLIELGLLQHPLPVSAADADWAIRLQDWLTQYRWMAPRFVDSQLSLLHALLATATMLPMATPGQRLSLLSKAQGVLAEHIGQLPAPPAPDFWPLRAEQLFFEDVTRSLQGHLSKPDVKRLITSVDRLTRHMVEVCTPPASSLVNLFKTTYPTTESVPVTTFFAHYLSQPEPFQERAVITPDIRQQWERWAAEGLRADTVQLRSEWIPDSSDTLLSQAVFWQSWTDSRGRLCAALNELAGGFGRLYGRFLPYFNHSLTHELVKTNHSATPADCLLVEATDDHYHNANFHPALVEGSILTPAGHVPSSSVQAIPLSDLSVRLSDDGQRVDLWHAPGYKRVQVVDMGFQADRSRLYTFLCQFAPLPELSLSVFNSVINAWYAEQKPAGTIRIGPRIVLDRRLIIQRKTWWLPVGAEATLPIEGDSFSFFRAAHSWQQRYQLPDEVFVSLPDAPNPDDHKPQYIRFDNALLVDLFRRLVRKAVAVGALLKVVEMRPTSDELICIEGKRYAVEAVPQWYAPKPVSSVVEPLPGAAINQPLVTVNK, from the coding sequence ATGCCTACTCCGAACAAGCCAAAGCTCCTGTCGCCGGTGCTGCTGCGCGTAGCCGGATTGTCTATCGATGTGCTCGACGGGCTGCGAGCACCCGTAATCACCCATCGACTGCATCAGTATGAACATCGGCGTCGGCGGGTGGAAAGCCACAAAGAACCCTTACTGGCCGATTTGTTTTCGGTAATCGAGAAGCATTGTCCGCCCGGAAAACCGCAGCAGCAACTACAGCAATTACGTCGTGATCTGCACAATGATCGGGTAATTCGTCCCAAAGATATAGCGCAGTCCCAACACTGGCTATCCGAATCGTTACTGAATCGATTGGTAACGTATATTGATAACCGTAAGGCGCTGGAACGATACATGAACACAACCGCGAAACTCTATCGTCAGCAGGCGATTCAGGGTCGGCAGCATTTTCAGCAACTCGTCGGAAATGCAGCTTTTCAGCGGGGACTGGCTTTGTCGAGCCTATCATTGCTCCGTCAGGTTGCGGCTTATCAACAGACGAACCCGGCCCGTTTTCGGAAGGATGATTTTCAGATTGAAAACGGGCTGTTGCGCTATCTCTCGAGGGCGGCTACCAAAACCACACCCTACAGCACCTTAACCCACCTGGCCACAATACCCATACATGCCGGCGAAGCGCTGGACTGGAAAGCAGGCTCACCCCGTTCGCATGTGCGGCTGTCGGTTCGATTGTTGGGCGTATTCGACGCTATGCTACGAACCAACCGGCGGTTATACGAACAATGGCCTGTAACGGTGAACCCGAGTGTGCTGATTTCGGGAGAGAGCCTTAGCTACATCCGTCAGACGAATGGTCAGGTAGCCTGCGTTAAAATTTCCCTTAACCCCGTTCTCCGGTGGGTAACGTCAGCACGTCGCCCGACGCGAACGTACAAGGATTGGGTCGACCGGATTCAACAAAAATTTCGATCAACAAGCCTGGAAGCGCATCAATACATAGACAAACTGATCGAACTGGGTCTTTTGCAGCATCCATTGCCTGTGTCGGCGGCAGATGCTGACTGGGCAATACGGTTGCAGGACTGGCTGACTCAGTACCGATGGATGGCACCCAGGTTTGTCGATAGCCAGCTTAGTTTGCTCCATGCCCTGCTGGCCACGGCCACTATGTTGCCAATGGCTACGCCCGGTCAGCGACTTTCGCTGTTATCGAAAGCACAGGGTGTGCTGGCAGAGCATATTGGGCAACTTCCAGCTCCACCAGCGCCTGATTTCTGGCCGCTGCGAGCCGAACAGTTATTTTTTGAAGACGTTACCCGTTCGCTACAGGGGCATTTATCTAAGCCTGATGTAAAACGCCTGATTACCAGTGTTGATCGATTGACGAGGCATATGGTGGAGGTTTGCACACCGCCTGCTTCTTCATTGGTAAATCTGTTCAAAACTACTTATCCGACAACCGAATCGGTACCCGTAACCACGTTCTTTGCGCATTACCTGAGCCAGCCTGAACCGTTCCAAGAGCGCGCAGTAATTACCCCTGATATTCGACAGCAATGGGAGCGCTGGGCCGCTGAAGGGCTACGTGCTGACACGGTTCAGCTACGAAGTGAATGGATTCCGGATTCGTCGGATACACTTCTCAGTCAGGCTGTTTTCTGGCAATCGTGGACCGATAGCCGAGGGCGACTTTGTGCCGCGCTGAATGAATTAGCTGGTGGCTTTGGGCGACTTTATGGGCGATTCCTGCCTTACTTTAACCATAGTCTGACGCATGAACTTGTCAAGACAAACCACAGTGCCACTCCTGCCGATTGTTTGCTGGTAGAAGCTACCGACGACCATTACCATAACGCAAACTTCCATCCTGCATTGGTTGAGGGATCTATTTTGACGCCGGCGGGCCATGTGCCATCCTCATCGGTACAAGCCATTCCGCTCAGCGACTTATCGGTGCGCTTATCGGACGACGGCCAGCGGGTTGATCTCTGGCATGCGCCAGGCTATAAGCGCGTGCAGGTTGTCGACATGGGCTTTCAGGCAGATCGGTCCCGCTTATACACGTTTCTGTGCCAGTTTGCTCCGTTACCGGAGTTGAGTCTGTCCGTGTTCAACTCGGTTATCAATGCGTGGTACGCTGAGCAAAAACCTGCCGGAACGATACGGATAGGACCGCGCATTGTGCTGGACCGCCGGTTGATCATTCAGCGAAAGACGTGGTGGTTACCCGTCGGGGCCGAGGCCACGCTGCCCATCGAAGGGGATTCGTTTTCTTTTTTTCGAGCCGCTCATAGCTGGCAACAACGCTATCAGTTGCCCGATGAAGTATTTGTCAGTTTACCCGATGCCCCCAATCCCGACGACCATAAACCCCAGTACATCCGCTTTGACAATGCGCTGCTGGTGGATCTGTTTCGGCGGTTAGTGCGGAAAGCCGTTGCGGTAGGAGCCCTCCTGAAAGTGGTAGAAATGCGACCGACATCCGATGAACTAATCTGTATCGAAGGGAAACGCTATGCGGTAGAAGCCGTGCCGCAATGGTATGCTCCGAAGCCTGTCAGCTCTGTTGTAGAACCGTTGCCCGGAGCGGCTATCAATCAGCCTTTAGTAACCGTGAATAAGTGA
- a CDS encoding helix-turn-helix domain-containing protein, translated as MSAIAIKLRKLREIYGYPQEYVAYQMGISQAAYSKKENGKTELSLTVLEQLASLYQISMLDLIALSLSDLLIMAVQKTTNASS; from the coding sequence ATGAGCGCCATTGCCATCAAACTCCGCAAACTCCGTGAAATCTACGGCTACCCACAAGAGTACGTTGCCTATCAGATGGGCATAAGCCAGGCAGCCTACAGTAAAAAAGAAAATGGTAAAACTGAATTGTCGCTAACAGTGCTGGAACAATTAGCCAGCCTATATCAGATTTCAATGCTCGATCTGATTGCACTTAGTCTGTCAGACCTGCTCATTATGGCGGTTCAGAAAACCACCAACGCCAGCTCTTAA
- a CDS encoding tetratricopeptide repeat protein: MKTKQHIGSLMAATLLTGSMAMAQTTDQYKTAMTGLITRMDTTQSVDGNLQTANAFSRVANAEKDKWLPYYYSALCTVTAAFSEPSIEKIDPLCQQATQLLDEADRISPNNSEVYCVKAMIVLAGIKVNMMQRGMQGIMKAQANLEKAVQLDAENPRAYYLMGQQSYNTPEKFGGSKKEALAFFEKAVELAEKQKDRANTIDVNWGRKPAERQAANCRKLLQLAAK, translated from the coding sequence ATGAAAACCAAACAACACATCGGCTCGCTAATGGCCGCTACGCTACTTACCGGCTCAATGGCCATGGCTCAAACGACCGATCAGTACAAAACCGCCATGACTGGGCTGATAACCCGGATGGATACAACCCAAAGCGTAGATGGCAACCTACAAACGGCCAATGCTTTCTCCCGCGTTGCCAACGCCGAAAAAGACAAGTGGTTGCCTTATTACTACAGTGCACTCTGCACGGTTACAGCGGCCTTCAGTGAGCCAAGCATTGAAAAAATAGATCCGCTCTGTCAACAGGCTACACAATTGCTCGATGAGGCCGACCGTATTTCACCCAACAATTCGGAAGTGTATTGTGTCAAAGCCATGATCGTATTGGCCGGAATCAAAGTAAACATGATGCAGCGGGGCATGCAGGGAATCATGAAGGCACAGGCCAATCTTGAAAAAGCCGTTCAACTGGATGCCGAAAACCCCCGCGCATATTATTTAATGGGTCAGCAGTCCTATAACACACCTGAGAAATTTGGCGGTAGCAAGAAAGAAGCACTTGCATTTTTTGAAAAAGCGGTTGAACTGGCCGAAAAACAGAAGGACCGTGCCAATACGATCGACGTGAACTGGGGACGCAAACCAGCCGAACGTCAGGCCGCTAACTGCCGGAAACTTCTTCAGCTTGCAGCTAAGTAA